A region of the Amycolatopsis sp. cg13 genome:
CGCAGCTGCTCCAGCAGGCCGATCAGCCGGCGCATGTTGGTGTCGTCCAGCGCCGCCTCGACCTCGTCCATCACGTAGAAGGGCGAAGGGCGGGCGCGGAAGATCGCGACCAGCATGCCGACCGCCACCAGCGACTTCTCGCCGCCGGACAGCAGCGAAAGCCGCTTGACCTTCTTGCCCGGCGGGCGCGCCTCGACGTCCACGCCGGTGGCGAGCAGGTCGTTGGGCTCGGTGAGCACCATCCGGCCCTCGCCGCCGGGGAACAGCACGCCGAAGACGGTCTCGAACTCGCGCGCCACGTCGGCGTAGGCCGAGGCGAAGACCTCCAGGATCTTCTCGTCGACCTGCTTGATGACGGCCTCGAGGTCCTTGCGGGTGTCCTTGAGGTCTTCCAGCTGGGTGGACAGGAACTTGTAGCGCTCCTCCAGCGCCGCGAACTCCTCCAGCGCCAGCGGGTTCACCTTGCCCAGCAGGGTCAGGTCCTTCTCCGCGCGCTTGGCACGGCGGGCCTGGGTGTCGCGGTCGAACGGCATCGGCGGCGGCTGCGTGACGTCCTCGCCGCGTTCCTTCGCCGCCTCGTACTCGGCCATCTCGCCCGCGCTCGGCGGCACCGGCACGTCCGGGCCGTACTCCTCGACCAGGTCCGCCAGCCCGATGCCGAAGTCCTCGGCGATCTTGGCTTCCAGCGTTTCCAGCCGCAGCTTCTGCTCGGCGCGCAGCACCTCGTCGCGGTGCACGGCGTCGGTCAGCTTCTCCAGCTCGCCGGACAGCTCGCGCACCTTCGCCCGTACCGCGGTGAGCGCGGTTTCGCGGGTTTGGCGCTGCGCCTGGGCTTCGTCGCGTTCGGCGGCCGCGCGCTGCACGCTCAGTTCGATCCGCTCCAGCGCGAACTCACCGGCGTTCACGACCGCGTTCGCGATTTCCGCACCACGCTCGCGCGCTTCCCGGGCCTTGGCCGCGCGCTCACGGGCCTGCTGCTCGGCGTAAGCCGCACGGCGCAACGACTCCGCGCGCCCGGCGATGCTGCGCGCGCGTTCCTCGGCGGTGCGCTGCGCGAGCCGTGCCTCGACTTCTTCCTGCCGTACCACGGCAAGCTGCTCGGCGGCCTCGTCGCGCTCGGCGGTGTCCGGGTCGTCCTCGACCGGCTGCTCGGCGACCGCGGCGAGGCGTTCTTCCAGCTCTGCCAACTGTTCCAGCGCCTGCTCGCGACTCTGCTCGACCTTCGCGCGCTGCTGGGTCAGCCGTTCCACCTCGGCCTGCGCGGACCGCGCCGCCTGCTGCAACCGGTTGAGCCGCTCGGACGAACGAGCCTTGCGCACCTTGGCTTCGCCGAGCGCGTCCTTCGCCTGGCCGACCTCTTCGCGCCGGGACTGCTGCTCGGCGCGCGCGCCTTCCAGCTCGGCGGAGTACTGCTCCAGCGCGCGTTCGGCCGTGCGCAAGCGTTCCTGCGCCTCGTCGACCGCCGCCTGGACCTCGATCACGCTCTCGCGAGCGGCGGAACCGCCGGCGATCCAGTTGGCCCCGAAGACATCGCCCTCGGCGGTGACCGCCCGCACCTGCGGATGCTGGGCCACGAGCTGCCGCGCGGCGTCCAGATCCGGCACCAGCGCGAGCCGGTCCAGCGCCTTCTCGACCGCGGGCCGCAGCTGCTCCGGCGCGTTGACGACCTCGCGAGCCCAGCGCGCGCCCTCGGGCAGCATCGGCCACGCGCTAGTGTCCACAGTGGACCCAGCACTGACCGGCACGATCCCGGCGCGACCGGAATCGGTCTCCTTCAAGTACTTCAACGCCGAGAGCGCGTTCTCGCCGCCGGAAACCGCGA
Encoded here:
- the smc gene encoding chromosome segregation protein SMC, which gives rise to MHLKSLTLKGFKSFASATTLRFEPGITCVVGPNGSGKSNVLDALRWVMGTQGAKDLRGGKMEDVIFAGTAGRAPLGRAEVTLTIDNADGALPIEYAEVSITRRMFRDGASEYEINGDRCRLMDVQELLSDSGIGREMHVIVGQGQLSAILESKPEERRAFIEEAAGVLKHRKRKEQTLRKLNNMQGNLDRLTDLTTELRRQLKPLGKQAEIARKAQSVQSDLRDARLRLFADDLVTQRQSIARDEADERTARQRRAEVEQALELVAAEEAELEASLAEDAPRLQIAQETWYKLSALTERLRGTVRLAVERQRHLSSDVSAPTGGRDPEELLAEAEQAAEREQELTEAVMEARELLAETVLRREDLEQRVQAAERAHWAAVRAIADRREGMAKLTGQVEALRSKNGATAEEVDRLTVGLQEAAERAEIAVEELEEAKAVGGTEESDDADLQQRHDRAVEANNAAKARVEELVKAERGSEREIASEKARVEALSMGLKRKDGAGALLGASAELPGLLGSVAALLTVQPGHEVALAAALGPIADAVAVSGGENALSALKYLKETDSGRAGIVPVSAGSTVDTSAWPMLPEGARWAREVVNAPEQLRPAVEKALDRLALVPDLDAARQLVAQHPQVRAVTAEGDVFGANWIAGGSAARESVIEVQAAVDEAQERLRTAERALEQYSAELEGARAEQQSRREEVGQAKDALGEAKVRKARSSERLNRLQQAARSAQAEVERLTQQRAKVEQSREQALEQLAELEERLAAVAEQPVEDDPDTAERDEAAEQLAVVRQEEVEARLAQRTAEERARSIAGRAESLRRAAYAEQQARERAAKAREARERGAEIANAVVNAGEFALERIELSVQRAAAERDEAQAQRQTRETALTAVRAKVRELSGELEKLTDAVHRDEVLRAEQKLRLETLEAKIAEDFGIGLADLVEEYGPDVPVPPSAGEMAEYEAAKERGEDVTQPPPMPFDRDTQARRAKRAEKDLTLLGKVNPLALEEFAALEERYKFLSTQLEDLKDTRKDLEAVIKQVDEKILEVFASAYADVAREFETVFGVLFPGGEGRMVLTEPNDLLATGVDVEARPPGKKVKRLSLLSGGEKSLVAVGMLVAIFRARPSPFYVMDEVEAALDDTNMRRLIGLLEQLRDSSQLIIITHQKPTMEIADALYGVSMQGDGITKVISQRLRAADEEPVPAS